The following is a genomic window from Amycolatopsis australiensis.
CGGGGCGCTGGTGAACCCGCAGTCCCGCGCGATCTCCGCGATGCCGCGGCCCGCCTTCGCCGGGTCCGCCAGCAGCGCCTTCGCCCGCTCGATGCGGAGCCCTTTGAGCCGTTCCGAGACGCCTTGGCCGTCGTCGAACAGCTGGTACAGCCGCCGGCGCGAGATGTACAGCGCTTCGGCGATCTTGTCCGCGCTCAGCGACTGCTCGCCGAGGTGCGCGCGCATGTACTCCAGCGCTTCGCGCCGCCGGGCCGCGAGCGCGTCGACCCGATCCAGCTCGACCCGCAGCGCGCTGCGCAGCACCAGCTCGGCCAGGCCCAGCAGGTGGTGCGCCAAGCCGTGCGGGTCCAGCCGCGCGCCGGCCGCCAGGACGTGCGCGACCGCGCTCGCGAACAGGCTCCGCAGCGCCGCGTCGACCTCGACCGGCCGGAACATCAACGGCCGCAGCTCCGCGAAGGAGATCGACAGCTTCGCCGCCGACACGGTCAGCATCACGACGCCGGACGGCTGCAGGTGCAGGGTCGCGTCGGCGAACGTCAGCTTCGCGCCGGGCTCGGCGACCGTCCGCGGGACCGGGCAGCGCAGCAGCAGCTGGACGCGGTCGGGTTCGCCGGCGTTGCCGAGGATCGCCGCGCGCGCCGCGGCCGCGCCCGAAGCGCGGACGACGAGGTACCCGCTCGCGGGGACGTCAGGATGCGGCTCGGCCATCGGCACCATCGTGCCCGACGGCGGCCGGCCGGCACGGGAAGGGGGAGCATGGCGCGGCGCACCGCGACGGCGGCGGGAGTGATCCTGTCGCATCTGGAATTCGATCTCCTGTGGGAGGACCTGGGACCGGGCGGGCCGCCGCCGTACCCGTTCGACGTGCCGGCGCACGGCGCGACCCACGCCGAGCGAGACGACCTCGGCGTGCGCGTGTTCGCCGGCCTGGCCGAAGCGGGTCTCGCCGACGGCGACGACGTCGACCCGGGCCTGGCGGACCTGTTCGTGCTGCTGGGTTCGCCGTCGTCGAGCGTCGACGCGCTGGTGCTGGGCGAGGCACCGTGGCGGCTGCTGGCGGCGGTCCGGGACGCGGCGGGCGTCCTGGCGGTGCTGGACGAGCGCGAGCTGGTGCTGGAGCCGCTGCGGCCCGCGGACCTGGTCGCGGCGGTGACCCGCATGCTGGGCGACGTCCCGCCGGGCCCGGGCGACCAGCTCCGCCTCCCGCGCGCGGCGTACTCGGCGGCGATGGCCGGATACGCCCGCGGCGGTTACGACGCGTTCGAGCGGGCGTTGTCGGCGGCGGGGATCACGGGACGAGCGGTCCGCCCGCTGGCGACGCTGGTGACGGCGGAGCGCCACGCCGCGGGCCAGCTGGCGGCGACGGGCCGGGCGGGCCGCGCGCCGGTTCTGGCCTGGTTCGACACGGCGGCGGGCCGCTACGCGGTGACGCAGGAGGACGGCGGCGAGCCGTGGGTGATGGTGACCCCGGCTGACAGCGCCTGGCTGGCGGATCGGCTGGCAAGGATGATCGGCAGCGTCCACTGACCGGCGGCAGGCAGCGGATCCGGACCAGGCCGGTGCTCCACGGCTCAGGTCGCCCAGGTCGCCGGAAGGAACGAATCATCCGGATCCCGCGGCCGGGTCTTCGGCCCCGCGGTCGCCGGCTCGCTCGCGCGCCGCGCGCCGATCTTCGGCCCGTCCACCGCGGGATCCTCCGGCAACAGCTCCCCCAGCACTTCCCGCCCCCGCCGCAACGCATCCGCCGCCGCTTCGGTCGCCAGCCGCCGGATCAGCGCCGCCAGCTCGCGCGGTGGCCGGTTCAGCGCCCACCGGTCGAACCGCAGGTCCACGAGCGCCCCGTGCAGGTCCACCACCACCGCCACGCCGTCGTCCGCCGCGGCCGCGCGGATCGCCGCCAGCCGGGCCCCATATCCCGGGTCAGGCGCCGAGAACGCGTCGTCGGCCAGCTCCGCGGCCGTCTTCTCGGCGCTCACTGGGCTCGCCAGCTGTCCGGTGTGGTCTCTTCCGCGGCTTCCCCCGCCGCCGGCAGCCCGAGCGCGTCCACCTCACCGTCCAGGGAGTGCCACAACGACGCCGTCGCGCGCGCCGAAGCGGCGGCGGACAGCACCAGGATCCGGCGTGCGAGTTCGGCGGGCTCCAGCCGCAGCGCCGACGGCTCGAGGGTCAGCTCCCGCAGTGCCCCGCCGGGCGCCACCTCGACGGCGACCGTCCGGTCGGCGGCTTTTCCGGTGATCACGGGTGGACCCCTCCGTAGAACGTCGACGCCGAGAGCGGGTGCGTGTTCCGGCGGACGGCGTCCCCGGAGTTGCCCTCGATCATCGTGACCTGGTTCCCTTCGACCTTCTCGACGATGCCGATGTGCGTGCTCGTCGACGTGTTCTGCGGGCCGATGCCGAAGATCAGCACGTCACCCGGCCGCGCTTCGTGCAGCGAGTGCTTGCCGTAGGCGTGGCCGTTGCGCTCGCCCCAGTGGAAGACGTCGCCGCTGAACGGCAGGATCGGGATCCGCACGCCGGCCTTGCGCCACATCGCCGTCGCGAACGACGAGCACCACGCCGCCGTCGGCCCGTACGGGTTCCGGTTGCTGCCCGGCGGGTTCTCGCGCGTGCCGAGTTCCTTGCGCGCCGCCTGCACGATCTCCTGGCCACGGCCCGAAACCTTGCTGGGGTGCGGATGCGCGTGCCCGGGCTTGTCCGCGACGCCGTCGTGGGTCAGGTCCTTGCGCAAGGTCCGCAGTTTCGCGGCCGCTGCCTTGAGTTCGGCGTCGACGTGCCGCAGCGTCGCCGCCGACTGCCGCGTGTACCGCGGCGCGAGGTCGGCTGCGTGCCCGACAGCCCGCATGAGCGCGGCCTGCGTCCCGGCGGCGACCCCCGCGTCGAGAACCTGCTTCGCCTCGGCGGTGTACTCGTCGACCAGCCGCTGCACGGCGGTGTGCTCGCTGTCCACTGTGGACGCCACGTGCGCGACGACTCGCTCGGCCGCGGCGCCGGCCGCGCCCGTGACCCGGAGTTCCTTCGTCAGCTTCGCGCTGGTGTGGCGGAAGCCGTCCGCGCCGTGGCCGTGCCAGTGCTCCAGGACGGTCGCGCTTTCCCGGTGGTAGGCGTCGTGCTGGGCGTCGAGCGCGGCGGCCACCTGGTGCAAGGCGTATTCGGCGCGGACGGCGTCCTCGGCTTTCCCGGCGAGCTTGGCGCGGTGCGCGACGAGATCCTCTGCGAAAGATCGCGCGAGCGCGGCGGTGTCCATGTCAGTCCTTCCCGTGCAGGGCGGCGGCCGTGGCCGTCTCGTGGTCGCGGTAGGTCCTGGCGGCCGTCCGCGCGGCCGAAGCCAGCCCGTCGGCGTGCGCGCCGACGCCCTTGACCTGCCGCTGCAGGGCCAGCCCGAACGCTTCGAGCGCGCCGGCGAACCCGGATTCCCTGCCGATCCGGCCGAAGCTGCCGGCGGCGATCTCGCGCACGTCCCGCAGCTGCTCGGTCGCGTCGCCCAGCGTGTCGGCGACGTGCCGGGTCCGCTGGACGTACGTGTGCAGCACGGCGTCGTCCACCCGCAGCGGGTGACCGGCCCCGCTCGCGCCGCCGCCGGTGTGCCCGTGGTGCTTCGTGACGTCCTGCGCGGCCCTGCGCGCCGCGGCCAGATGGTGCTTGTACGCGCCGTTGGTGTAGGTCGACCACGGCGTGAAGTCGTGGCCGTCGCTCGAGATGCGGTTCGCGACGCGGGCGTTGGTGGCCGGGTCGAACAGCTCGTCGTCGGACTTGAGGTGGTACTCCCGTCGCCGCTCGGGCCCGAGCGGGCCGAGCATGTTGATCTGCCACAGCCCGTAGGAGTCGTCCGGCGGCGTGGCGTTGTGCGCGGTCGTCCGGCCGCCGGACTCGGCCAGCGCCACCGCGACCGCGGTGGTCAGGCCCTGGCCGCGGAACCCGGCCGCGTAGGCGTGCCGGGCGATCTGCTCGGCGCTCAGCTTCGTCATGGTTCGACCTTGACCGCCCGGGTACCCGCCGCGGTAGCCGCGGTGCACGCTGGGACAACCCGGGTGCACGCCCGGTTCGGCCCGCTCACCCGTACTGACCACCGGGAGACCCTGCGACGAGGAGAGCGACGGATGCGCGGAACCGGGGTGGTGACCCTCCTGGGGCTGACGCTGGTCACGGCGGCGTGCGCGGCGACGCCGAACCCGATCGCCGAACCCGAGCCCCGGACCGCCACCCCGGCCACCACGACGATCCCGCCGCCGGTACCTCCGTGCGCCGTCACGACCGGGGCGTGCGTGAGCCTGCCGCAGCACCTGGCCTGGCTGCTGCGGGACGGCCGCGTCGTGCGCGGGCCGGTGCCCGCCGGGTTCGGGCCGCCGGACCGGACGACCCCGGCCGGGTCGTTCCACGTCGTCTGGAAGGACCGCGACCACCGCAGCAGCGACTACGGCACGGACATGCCCAACTCGGTGTTCTTCGCCGCCGGCGGCATCGCCTTCCACGCCGGGCCGCTGGACGCGCCGTCGCACGGCTGCGTCCACCTCACCGACGCCGATTCCTCGGCCTTCTTCGACGGCCTGAACGTCGGCGACGCGGTGGAGGTCCGGTAGGCTCGCTCCCTGTTGGACACTTCCACTGTCGTCGCCCGGCTGCGCGCCGCGGGCTGCGTGTTCGCCGAGGACGAGGCGGACCTCCTGATCGACGCCGCCGCGAGTCCCGCGGAGCTCGACGCGCTGGTGGCCCGCCGGGTCGCCGGGCTGCCGCTGGAGCACCTGCTCGGCTGGGCGGAGTTCCACGGCCTGCGGATCGCCGTGCGGCCCGGGGTGTTCGTGCCGCGCCACCGCACCGAATTCCTCGTCGACGTCGCCGTTTCGCTCGCCCCGCCGGACCCCGTGGTGCTGGACCTGTGCTGCGGCTCGGGAGCGCTCGGTGCCGCGTTCACCGCGGCGAGACGGCCGCGTGAGCTGCACGCGGCCGATGTCGAGCCCGCCGCCGTCGAGTGCGCCCGCGTGAACCTCCCGGACGCCCGCGTCCACCTCGGCGATCTCTACGACGCGCTGCCTTCGTCGCTTCGCGGCCGCGTCGACGTGCTGCTGGCGAACGTGCCGTACGTCCCGACGGAGGCCGTCGCGACCATGCCGCCGGAGGCCCGGCTGCACGAACCACGCGTCGCGCTCGACGGTGGCGCGGACGGCCTGGATCTCGCCCGCCGGGTCGCCGCGGGCGCGCCGCACTGGCTCGCGCCGAGTGGGAGCGTCCTCGTGGAAACGAGTGAACGCCAGGCTCCGGCAATGCGCGGAATCTTCACGGCGGCCGGGCTGGCGGCGCGGGTGCACCATTCCGGCGAGCTGGACGCGATCGTCGTCTCCGGGACCGCGCCGGCGTCGTGATTTGCCCGATGGGGCAACGCTTTTCGTTCACTCCTTCGTCGGAGTGACCGCCCGGATCGAGCTGCGCTAGCGTGGCAGCCCTTGTCCGTGAATCGATTTCCCGGACCGGCAGAAATGGGGAGCAATGCCGAATCGAAGACGGGTGACCTGTGTCCTCGCCACCCTCGCCGCCCTGTGCGCGATCCTCCCGGGCACCGCGCACGCCGCACCGGGCCGCTCGGTCGGCCTCTTCCGCGAGGTGCCCGCGGGCGTGCCGCTGACGAAGTCCCTCGACCTGCGGAAACTGCCCGCGGCCGCCCCGCGGGAGCAGCAGGTCCGGCTGTCCGCCGTCGACCAGAACGTCCCGGCACCGGTGACGTTCGACGAGTGCCACAAGGACATCAAGAACGGTTACTGGACGAAGAACCGCTTCGCCAGCTGCACCATCACCGACATGGCGTACCAGCGTTACGCCTGCCCGGAGGCGGGCTGCGCGGTCATCGGCACGGCGTGGGCGCGGGTCATCTCGACCAGCAACCTGCTGCCCGGGCAGCGCAAGCTCGAGGTCGCGACGCGGATGGTCGGCTGGTCGCTGTCGGGGGTGGTCACCGACGCGATGCAGTTCGGCATCGCGATGAGCTGCGGCCCCCGCTACACCACCGGCACGGCGCACTGCGACACGCCGTCGGCGCAGATCGTCAAGAGCGTCGCCGACTGGCGCGCGCAGTCCGACGAGGCGCACGTCTTCACGATGGAGGGCACCGACGTGCCGTCGCCGGCGGACTCGCCCGCGGTGCAGGCCGAACAGCGCACCTGGTACGTCGGCGAGCGGCACTTGGTCGCCGAGGACACCGGGGACCGCACGACGTTGGTCACCGGAGCGCACAGCGCGTACCTGCGGTGTGACGTCGCCCGGCTGCTGTACCCGGGGTACGCGGCGGGCAGCGACTGCGCGTTCGCCTTCCAGCCGCTGTACGTGCTGGACAACTCGGCGACGTCCGGCTTCACGGCGTCGGCCGCGCTGGTCCGCGCCGCGCTGGTGAACTTCGCGGGCACGTACCCGGGCACGGCGCAGGGGCACTTCGCGCCGGGCAACCCCGGCTACCAGGGCACGAGCGGGGGCCGGACGTACCCGGTCACCCGGCTGTTCCACGACACCGGGCTGCAGGCGGTCCACCGCGCGACCGCGGAGCTGGCCTGCGCGCAGCACTGGGGCCCGGACTACGCTGCCCGGCCGGACGGGCAGGTCAACACCTGCGCGGTGTACCCGTTCGACACGACCTACGACGGCGCGACGCTGCCCGCTCCGGGCGTCGATCGCGGCCCTTCGTACGCCGTCCAGCCGGTGCTCGACCGCGACTACCAGGCCTTGCTGGCGAGCGTCGGGCAGTTCGTCGTGAACAACCATATCCTCGACGGGGACGGGTACTGGGTTTACCCGTACGCGTGACAAACTCGATCTCACGTTGCGGCGTCCCCGGACGTCTACAGGGTGTGATCGTGAAACCGTTCGAGCAGATCGTGGCCGAGCACGGGCCGATGGTCCTCCGGGTGTGCCGGGCCGTGCTCGGCCCCGCCGACGCCGAAGACGCCTGGTCGGAGACGTTCCTGGCGGCCCTCAAGGCGTACCCCGGGCTGCCGGCCGACGCGAACGTCCAGGCGTGGCTCGTCACGATCGCGCACCGCAAGGCCATCGACCTCACCCGCGCCCAGGCGCGGCGTCCGGTGCCGGTCGGCGACATCCCGGACCGGCCGGGCCACGACGGCCCACCGGACGGCGCGCTGTGGGACGCGCTGGCGCGGCTGCCGGACAAGCAGCGCCTGGCCGTGGCCTACCACTACGTGGCCGGGCTGCCCTACCGCGAGATCGCGGAGATCACCGGAGGCACGACGGACGCCGCCCGCCGCGCGGCGGCCGACGGCATCAAGGCCCTGCGGGCCACCTATCCCTTGGAAGGAGCGCACTCATGATCGACGTCATCGCGTCGCTTCCCGTGGAATACGAGGTGCTCCCGCACCGCCTGCACGAGCGGCTGACCGCCGCGGCGGAGCACGAGGGCCTGCTGGACGTCGCGTACCGCACGGTCGACACCCCGGTCGGTTCACTGCTGCTGGCGGCGACGGAACAGGGTCTGGTGAAGGTGGCATTCGCCCGCCAGGACCACGAAGCGGTACTGGCCGAGCTGGCGGCGACGATCAGCCCCCGGATCCTGCGGGCTCCGGCCCGCCTGGAGGCGGTCGTCCACCAGCTGGAGGAGTACTTCACGGGCCGCCGCCGCGAGTTCGACGTCCCGTTGGACTTCCGCCTGGCCCGCGGCTTCCGGCTGTCGGTGCTGGAGCACTTGCCCCGGATCGCGTACGGCAGGACGGAGAGCTACGCC
Proteins encoded in this region:
- a CDS encoding ESX secretion-associated protein EspG, coding for MARRTATAAGVILSHLEFDLLWEDLGPGGPPPYPFDVPAHGATHAERDDLGVRVFAGLAEAGLADGDDVDPGLADLFVLLGSPSSSVDALVLGEAPWRLLAAVRDAAGVLAVLDERELVLEPLRPADLVAAVTRMLGDVPPGPGDQLRLPRAAYSAAMAGYARGGYDAFERALSAAGITGRAVRPLATLVTAERHAAGQLAATGRAGRAPVLAWFDTAAGRYAVTQEDGGEPWVMVTPADSAWLADRLARMIGSVH
- a CDS encoding transglycosylase SLT domain-containing protein, translated to MTKLSAEQIARHAYAAGFRGQGLTTAVAVALAESGGRTTAHNATPPDDSYGLWQINMLGPLGPERRREYHLKSDDELFDPATNARVANRISSDGHDFTPWSTYTNGAYKHHLAAARRAAQDVTKHHGHTGGGASGAGHPLRVDDAVLHTYVQRTRHVADTLGDATEQLRDVREIAAGSFGRIGRESGFAGALEAFGLALQRQVKGVGAHADGLASAARTAARTYRDHETATAAALHGKD
- a CDS encoding RNA polymerase sigma factor, with amino-acid sequence MIVKPFEQIVAEHGPMVLRVCRAVLGPADAEDAWSETFLAALKAYPGLPADANVQAWLVTIAHRKAIDLTRAQARRPVPVGDIPDRPGHDGPPDGALWDALARLPDKQRLAVAYHYVAGLPYREIAEITGGTTDAARRAAADGIKALRATYPLEGAHS
- a CDS encoding putative protein N(5)-glutamine methyltransferase; the encoded protein is MDTSTVVARLRAAGCVFAEDEADLLIDAAASPAELDALVARRVAGLPLEHLLGWAEFHGLRIAVRPGVFVPRHRTEFLVDVAVSLAPPDPVVLDLCCGSGALGAAFTAARRPRELHAADVEPAAVECARVNLPDARVHLGDLYDALPSSLRGRVDVLLANVPYVPTEAVATMPPEARLHEPRVALDGGADGLDLARRVAAGAPHWLAPSGSVLVETSERQAPAMRGIFTAAGLAARVHHSGELDAIVVSGTAPAS
- a CDS encoding L,D-transpeptidase — encoded protein: MRGTGVVTLLGLTLVTAACAATPNPIAEPEPRTATPATTTIPPPVPPCAVTTGACVSLPQHLAWLLRDGRVVRGPVPAGFGPPDRTTPAGSFHVVWKDRDHRSSDYGTDMPNSVFFAAGGIAFHAGPLDAPSHGCVHLTDADSSAFFDGLNVGDAVEVR
- a CDS encoding CHAP domain-containing protein, producing the protein MDTAALARSFAEDLVAHRAKLAGKAEDAVRAEYALHQVAAALDAQHDAYHRESATVLEHWHGHGADGFRHTSAKLTKELRVTGAAGAAAERVVAHVASTVDSEHTAVQRLVDEYTAEAKQVLDAGVAAGTQAALMRAVGHAADLAPRYTRQSAATLRHVDAELKAAAAKLRTLRKDLTHDGVADKPGHAHPHPSKVSGRGQEIVQAARKELGTRENPPGSNRNPYGPTAAWCSSFATAMWRKAGVRIPILPFSGDVFHWGERNGHAYGKHSLHEARPGDVLIFGIGPQNTSTSTHIGIVEKVEGNQVTMIEGNSGDAVRRNTHPLSASTFYGGVHP
- a CDS encoding methylated-DNA--[protein]-cysteine S-methyltransferase, coding for MIDVIASLPVEYEVLPHRLHERLTAAAEHEGLLDVAYRTVDTPVGSLLLAATEQGLVKVAFARQDHEAVLAELAATISPRILRAPARLEAVVHQLEEYFTGRRREFDVPLDFRLARGFRLSVLEHLPRIAYGRTESYAEVAAAAGSPKAVRAVGTACARNPLPVVVPCHRVVRSDGSYGQYAGGEEAKRTLLTLEAA
- a CDS encoding helix-turn-helix transcriptional regulator, whose protein sequence is MAEPHPDVPASGYLVVRASGAAAARAAILGNAGEPDRVQLLLRCPVPRTVAEPGAKLTFADATLHLQPSGVVMLTVSAAKLSISFAELRPLMFRPVEVDAALRSLFASAVAHVLAAGARLDPHGLAHHLLGLAELVLRSALRVELDRVDALAARRREALEYMRAHLGEQSLSADKIAEALYISRRRLYQLFDDGQGVSERLKGLRIERAKALLADPAKAGRGIAEIARDCGFTSAPHFSRTFRHATGRTPREYRERALRG
- a CDS encoding transporter; protein product: MPNRRRVTCVLATLAALCAILPGTAHAAPGRSVGLFREVPAGVPLTKSLDLRKLPAAAPREQQVRLSAVDQNVPAPVTFDECHKDIKNGYWTKNRFASCTITDMAYQRYACPEAGCAVIGTAWARVISTSNLLPGQRKLEVATRMVGWSLSGVVTDAMQFGIAMSCGPRYTTGTAHCDTPSAQIVKSVADWRAQSDEAHVFTMEGTDVPSPADSPAVQAEQRTWYVGERHLVAEDTGDRTTLVTGAHSAYLRCDVARLLYPGYAAGSDCAFAFQPLYVLDNSATSGFTASAALVRAALVNFAGTYPGTAQGHFAPGNPGYQGTSGGRTYPVTRLFHDTGLQAVHRATAELACAQHWGPDYAARPDGQVNTCAVYPFDTTYDGATLPAPGVDRGPSYAVQPVLDRDYQALLASVGQFVVNNHILDGDGYWVYPYA